Proteins encoded in a region of the Pigmentiphaga litoralis genome:
- a CDS encoding ring-opening amidohydrolase — protein MQRVGVHKILCSGPGDISGALTLIDAGEIDPADIVAVMGKTEGNGCVNDFTREYATRAWCHALAPRLDMTADDVEHRIAFVMSGGTEGVLSPHFTVFTRKVTDDTHDGAPRLAIGIAFTRAFLPEELGTTVQVKETAQAVKEAMAEAGIASTADVHFVQVKCPLLTSTKIADALSRGQTPVAHETYESMGASRAASALGVAVATGEIAESAVSNESINADWSLFSGVASASAGIEIDYNVVIVMGMSRASDSPYVIDHGVMDDAIDADSLRACLQRLDIDPGMGRAALAERIVNVFGKAEASPDGKVRGVRHTMLNDSDINSTRHARAAVGAVVASVVGQSAVYVSGGAEHQGPAGGGPFAVVARV, from the coding sequence ATGCAACGCGTTGGTGTCCACAAGATTCTCTGCAGCGGTCCGGGCGACATTTCGGGCGCTCTCACGCTGATCGACGCGGGCGAAATCGACCCGGCAGACATCGTTGCCGTCATGGGCAAGACCGAAGGCAACGGCTGCGTGAACGACTTCACGCGCGAATACGCCACGCGCGCCTGGTGCCACGCCCTGGCGCCGCGCCTGGACATGACCGCCGACGACGTGGAGCATCGCATTGCCTTCGTGATGTCGGGCGGGACCGAAGGCGTGCTCAGCCCGCACTTCACGGTGTTCACGCGCAAGGTGACTGACGATACGCATGACGGCGCGCCGCGATTGGCCATCGGCATTGCCTTCACCCGCGCCTTCCTGCCTGAAGAACTGGGCACCACGGTGCAGGTCAAAGAGACCGCACAGGCCGTCAAGGAGGCGATGGCCGAGGCTGGCATTGCTTCGACGGCGGACGTGCACTTCGTGCAGGTCAAATGCCCGCTGCTGACGTCGACCAAGATCGCCGATGCGCTGTCGCGCGGCCAAACGCCGGTTGCGCACGAAACCTACGAATCCATGGGGGCGTCGCGTGCGGCGTCCGCATTGGGGGTCGCGGTCGCCACGGGCGAGATCGCCGAATCGGCGGTCAGCAACGAATCGATCAACGCCGACTGGTCGCTGTTTTCGGGCGTGGCGTCGGCGTCGGCCGGTATCGAGATCGACTACAACGTCGTGATCGTGATGGGCATGAGCCGCGCGTCCGACAGCCCGTACGTGATCGACCACGGCGTCATGGATGACGCGATCGACGCCGACAGCCTGCGCGCCTGCCTGCAGCGCCTGGACATCGATCCGGGCATGGGCCGCGCGGCGTTGGCCGAACGTATCGTGAACGTGTTCGGCAAGGCGGAAGCGTCACCCGACGGGAAGGTGCGCGGCGTGCGGCACACCATGCTCAACGATTCGGATATCAACTCGACCCGCCATGCGCGTGCCGCAGTGGGAGCCGTGGTGGCCTCGGTCGTGGGGCAGAGCGCGGTCTATGTGTCGGGCGGCGCGGAACACCAGGGCCCGGCGGGCGGCGGCCCGTTCGCCGTGGTGGCGCGGGTGTAG
- a CDS encoding transglutaminase family protein: MRLSIRHQTRYTYDSPVLYSIQQIRLTPNSAPTQFVANWDLSVPGKLNTSLDAYGNTLQTLVLTRPITEMTFTATGEVETTPLQDGRLLEGPGRIPLEHFTCTTPLTEVDPAILDLANTITDLKSPSSLVNLAQTIRGKVAYQTGSTEVTGTAAEALAQGKGVCQDHAHLFIACCRARNLPARYVSGYLETSNAPEIGEQAASHAWVDVWLEDCGWISVDVTQGQFASEQYCRLAVGRDYSAAAPLRGMRVGGGNETLSVDVKVQVVVKSF; this comes from the coding sequence ATGCGTCTGTCGATCCGCCACCAGACCCGCTACACCTATGACAGCCCCGTGCTGTATTCCATCCAGCAGATCCGGCTGACCCCGAATTCGGCGCCGACCCAGTTCGTCGCCAACTGGGACCTGTCGGTGCCGGGCAAGCTCAACACGTCGCTCGACGCCTACGGCAATACGCTGCAGACGCTGGTGCTGACGCGGCCCATTACCGAGATGACCTTCACGGCCACCGGCGAAGTCGAAACCACGCCTTTGCAGGACGGCCGTCTGCTGGAAGGCCCCGGGCGGATTCCGCTCGAACACTTCACCTGCACGACGCCATTGACGGAAGTGGACCCTGCGATCCTGGATCTGGCCAACACGATTACCGACCTGAAGTCGCCGTCGTCGCTGGTCAACCTGGCGCAGACCATTCGCGGCAAGGTCGCCTACCAGACCGGGTCGACCGAAGTCACGGGCACGGCGGCCGAAGCCCTGGCCCAGGGCAAAGGCGTCTGCCAGGACCATGCGCATCTGTTCATCGCCTGCTGCCGCGCGCGCAATCTGCCCGCACGGTATGTCAGCGGCTACCTTGAAACCAGCAATGCACCCGAGATCGGCGAGCAGGCCGCCAGTCACGCCTGGGTCGATGTCTGGCTCGAAGACTGCGGCTGGATCTCGGTGGACGTGACCCAGGGCCAGTTCGCCAGCGAGCAGTATTGCCGGCTGGCAGTGGGACGCGACTACTCGGCGGCGGCGCCGCTGCGCGGGATGCGGGTCGGGGGCGGAAACGAGACGTTGTCGGTGGACGTCAAAGTGCAGGTCGTGGTCAAAAGCTTCTAG
- a CDS encoding proteasome-type protease has protein sequence MTYCVAMSVSDGLVFLSDTRTNAGVDHVSTFRKMAVFEQPGERVLVLMTAGNLALTQSVVQLLTEPTHPGGQTLWTVPSLFEAARLIGEAVREVYKQHAAALQEFNVEFNCSFLLGGQIHGQKMRLFQIYAAGNFIEASTMNPYFQIGEAKYGKPIIDRVITPSTPLDELAKCALISMDSTLRSNVSVGLPLDLLVYEKDSLRVTKYALIDHTNEYYQMIHSTWGERLRQVFTEIPDPKWTSSPQAVPAGERSFKVEAPPRADMPIAGDIELVPTPAQTLAQEAPPLRDA, from the coding sequence ATGACTTACTGTGTCGCAATGAGCGTGTCCGACGGCCTCGTGTTCCTGTCGGATACCCGCACCAACGCTGGCGTCGATCACGTCAGCACCTTTCGCAAGATGGCGGTCTTCGAGCAGCCGGGCGAACGTGTGCTGGTGCTGATGACCGCGGGCAACCTCGCCCTGACGCAGTCGGTGGTGCAACTGCTGACCGAGCCGACCCATCCAGGTGGCCAGACCTTGTGGACGGTGCCATCCCTGTTCGAGGCGGCGCGCCTGATCGGCGAGGCCGTGCGCGAGGTCTACAAGCAGCACGCCGCGGCGCTGCAGGAATTCAACGTCGAATTCAATTGCAGCTTCCTGCTCGGTGGCCAGATCCATGGCCAGAAGATGCGGCTGTTCCAGATTTACGCGGCCGGCAACTTCATCGAAGCGTCGACCATGAACCCGTATTTCCAGATCGGCGAAGCCAAGTACGGCAAGCCCATCATCGACCGGGTCATCACGCCGTCCACGCCGCTTGACGAACTGGCCAAGTGCGCGCTGATCTCCATGGATTCGACACTGCGGTCCAACGTGTCGGTGGGCCTGCCGCTGGACCTGCTGGTGTATGAAAAGGACAGCCTGCGCGTGACCAAGTACGCGCTGATCGACCACACCAACGAGTACTACCAGATGATCCACTCGACCTGGGGCGAACGCCTGCGCCAGGTGTTTACCGAGATTCCGGATCCGAAGTGGACATCGTCGCCCCAGGCGGTGCCGGCGGGCGAACGCTCGTTCAAGGTTGAAGCGCCGCCGCGGGCCGACATGCCGATCGCCGGGGATATCGAACTGGTCCCGACGCCCGCCCAGACGTTGGCGCAAGAAGCGCCGCCCCTGCGCGACGCCTGA
- a CDS encoding alpha/beta hydrolase has protein sequence MPLSPTQAFWRTCLKVACLCIPALIVAGCSTVQAINALVPESGFTRQADLSYGPSPRQSVDVYVPTRPPSSALRPVVVFFYGGNWDSGRKQDYLFVAEALTSRGYVVVLADYRIYPEVRYPGFMDDGAAAVRWTLDHLADFAGDPSRVHLMGHSAGAYIAVDLVMDDRWLGPRRGAIRSVVGLAGPYDFLPLTDPTLKIIFGTATDLRTTQPITHVDGKSPPLLLMSGLKDTTVRPGNSERLAASVREHGGQAFEHYYPGLSHVTLIGALARPTRFLGPVLDDVARFLDSGEPPAGGNIP, from the coding sequence ATGCCCCTGTCCCCGACCCAGGCCTTCTGGCGCACCTGCCTGAAGGTGGCCTGTCTGTGCATCCCCGCCCTGATCGTGGCGGGCTGTTCCACCGTCCAGGCGATCAACGCCCTCGTCCCTGAAAGCGGGTTTACCCGCCAAGCCGATCTGTCCTACGGCCCGTCGCCCCGGCAATCGGTCGACGTCTATGTGCCGACCCGGCCGCCGTCCTCGGCCCTGCGTCCCGTCGTGGTGTTCTTCTACGGCGGCAACTGGGACAGCGGCCGCAAGCAGGACTACCTGTTCGTTGCCGAAGCCCTGACGTCGCGCGGCTACGTCGTGGTGCTGGCGGACTACCGCATTTACCCCGAGGTCCGCTACCCCGGCTTCATGGACGACGGCGCGGCGGCCGTGCGGTGGACGCTGGATCACCTGGCCGACTTTGCTGGCGATCCGTCGCGTGTCCACCTGATGGGGCATTCGGCCGGCGCCTATATTGCGGTCGACCTGGTCATGGATGATCGCTGGCTGGGCCCGCGCCGCGGTGCGATCCGCAGCGTGGTGGGCCTGGCCGGCCCCTATGACTTCCTGCCGCTGACCGATCCCACGCTCAAGATCATCTTCGGCACCGCCACCGACCTGCGCACCACGCAACCGATCACCCATGTCGATGGCAAATCGCCTCCGCTGCTGCTGATGTCCGGCCTCAAGGACACCACGGTCCGTCCGGGAAACTCCGAACGGCTGGCGGCGAGCGTGCGCGAACACGGCGGCCAGGCTTTCGAGCACTATTACCCGGGCCTGAGCCACGTCACCCTGATCGGCGCCCTGGCCAGGCCCACCCGCTTCCTCGGACCGGTGCTTGACGACGTAGCACGATTCCTGGATTCCGGTGAGCCCCCGGCGGGCGGCAATATTCCGTAA
- a CDS encoding circularly permuted type 2 ATP-grasp protein, giving the protein MRSYNEMQFEEGKVRQHYERFGAWLSRQSPETMARKRAEADLVFRRVGITFAVDGDAGGTERLIPFDLIPRIIPGDEWSLLRDGLAQRVRALNMFIHDVYHDRRIVRAGVIPAEQVYTNAQYRPEMQGVSVPRDIYAHVAGVDIVKAGGDNDGTFYVLEDNLRVPSGVSYMLENRKMMMRLFPELFVQNKVAPVAHYPDLLLESLRSVAPSGVDDPTVVVLTPGMYNSAYFEHAFLAQQMGVELVQGQDLFVDDNSVFMRTTRGPKRVDVIYRRLDDDFLDPLAFRADSALGVPGLLSVYRAGRVALANAIGTGVADDKSIYPFVPDMVKFYLSEEPILKNVPTWQCRKPDELSYVLANLPELVVKEVHGAGGYGMLVGPTSSKAEIEAFRARLIARPNGYIAQPTLALSSCPTFVESGVAPRHIDLRPFVLSGKNVSMVAGGLTRVALREGSLVVNSSQGGGTKDTWITEK; this is encoded by the coding sequence ATGCGGTCTTACAACGAAATGCAGTTTGAAGAAGGTAAGGTCCGCCAGCATTACGAGCGCTTCGGCGCTTGGCTCTCCCGCCAGTCTCCCGAGACGATGGCGCGCAAGCGGGCGGAAGCCGACCTTGTTTTCCGACGTGTCGGAATCACCTTCGCGGTCGATGGGGACGCGGGCGGCACCGAAAGGCTGATCCCGTTCGACCTGATCCCCCGGATCATTCCGGGCGACGAATGGAGCCTGCTGCGAGACGGTCTCGCTCAGCGCGTCCGCGCCCTCAACATGTTCATCCACGACGTCTATCACGACCGCCGCATTGTCCGCGCCGGCGTGATTCCGGCCGAGCAGGTCTATACCAATGCTCAGTACCGTCCGGAAATGCAGGGCGTGTCGGTGCCGCGTGACATCTATGCTCACGTGGCCGGCGTCGACATCGTCAAGGCCGGCGGCGACAACGACGGCACGTTCTACGTGCTGGAAGACAATCTGCGCGTGCCCTCGGGCGTGTCCTACATGCTTGAAAACCGCAAGATGATGATGCGGTTGTTCCCCGAGCTGTTCGTGCAGAACAAGGTCGCGCCGGTCGCCCACTATCCCGACCTGCTGCTGGAAAGCCTGCGGTCGGTGGCGCCCAGCGGCGTCGACGATCCGACGGTCGTGGTGCTGACGCCCGGCATGTACAACTCCGCCTACTTCGAACACGCCTTCCTGGCGCAGCAGATGGGCGTGGAACTGGTGCAGGGGCAGGACCTGTTCGTCGACGACAACAGCGTGTTCATGCGCACCACGCGCGGCCCGAAGCGCGTCGATGTCATCTACCGCCGCCTGGACGACGACTTCCTGGATCCGCTTGCCTTCCGCGCCGACTCCGCGCTGGGCGTGCCGGGACTGCTGTCGGTCTATCGCGCCGGCCGGGTGGCGCTGGCCAATGCCATCGGTACCGGCGTGGCCGACGACAAGTCCATCTATCCCTTCGTGCCGGACATGGTCAAGTTCTACCTGTCCGAAGAACCCATTCTCAAGAACGTGCCGACCTGGCAGTGCCGCAAGCCCGACGAACTGTCGTACGTGCTGGCCAACCTGCCGGAACTGGTCGTCAAGGAAGTCCACGGCGCCGGCGGCTACGGCATGCTGGTCGGGCCGACCTCGTCCAAGGCCGAGATCGAAGCCTTCCGGGCCCGGCTCATTGCCCGGCCCAATGGCTACATCGCCCAGCCCACCCTTGCGCTCTCGTCCTGCCCCACCTTCGTGGAATCGGGCGTCGCGCCGCGCCACATCGACCTTCGCCCCTTCGTGTTGTCGGGCAAGAACGTGTCGATGGTCGCAGGCGGCCTGACCCGGGTGGCGCTGCGCGAAGGCTCGCTGGTGGTGAACTCGTCGCAGGGCGGGGGAACGAAAGACACGTGGATTACCGAGAAATAA
- a CDS encoding porin, which translates to MSPRVFFCQRRLDAESFRVRALSSLAMIRLFRPAPGAWALSLAALSAAPCLVHAQSNVTVYGLIDTAVRYSTHEGADGSGKAQLSDGVLTGSRLGFRGAEELGGGYKAEFVLETGYSPDTGINQQGGRLFGRQSTLGLSGGFGRVTVGRQFTLPQDVIGSYEATYLGNLVLLGYQGTTYTGLRQENMVKYVGAVGNTTLMASYTPGERPGQAVSTGATYAGAVSHTTGRVMLAGVYQVQKDVESYFGSVVPATRQTTWSVGGTYALDRAKLYLGYTWNHLAQSDTLNQAVYTGFNATLAPAWSLIGAITYDRLSRGGASGQRVSTGAILGYALSKRSDVYVAADYTWLQGEWIGVASTPGFFTPFYASNPTRIGAMAGVRTRF; encoded by the coding sequence TTGTCCCCGCGCGTTTTTTTTTGCCAGCGCCGCCTGGATGCCGAGTCGTTCCGGGTGCGCGCCTTGTCGAGCCTTGCAATGATCCGTCTGTTCCGCCCGGCGCCGGGCGCCTGGGCCCTGTCCCTGGCGGCCCTGTCCGCCGCACCCTGCCTCGTCCACGCCCAATCCAACGTCACCGTCTACGGCCTGATCGATACCGCCGTGCGCTACAGCACCCACGAGGGCGCGGACGGCAGTGGAAAGGCGCAACTGTCCGACGGCGTGCTGACCGGCAGCCGGCTGGGGTTCCGGGGCGCCGAAGAACTGGGCGGCGGCTACAAGGCCGAGTTCGTGCTCGAAACCGGCTATTCACCGGACACTGGCATCAACCAGCAGGGCGGCCGCCTGTTCGGCCGCCAATCGACGCTGGGCCTGTCGGGCGGCTTTGGCCGCGTGACGGTGGGCCGGCAATTCACGTTGCCGCAAGACGTGATCGGCAGCTACGAAGCCACCTACCTGGGCAACCTGGTGCTGTTGGGCTACCAGGGCACGACCTACACCGGCCTGCGCCAGGAAAATATGGTCAAGTACGTGGGCGCGGTGGGCAATACCACGCTCATGGCGAGCTACACCCCCGGTGAACGTCCGGGTCAGGCCGTCAGCACCGGCGCGACCTATGCCGGGGCGGTGTCGCACACCACCGGCCGCGTCATGCTGGCCGGCGTGTATCAGGTGCAGAAGGACGTTGAAAGCTACTTCGGGTCGGTCGTGCCTGCGACCCGCCAGACCACGTGGTCGGTGGGCGGGACCTATGCGCTCGACCGCGCCAAGCTCTACCTGGGCTACACATGGAACCACCTGGCGCAGTCGGACACGCTGAACCAGGCGGTCTACACGGGCTTCAACGCCACGCTGGCCCCGGCCTGGAGCCTGATCGGCGCCATCACCTATGACAGGCTGTCGCGGGGCGGCGCGTCGGGCCAGCGCGTCAGCACGGGCGCGATCCTGGGCTATGCGTTGTCCAAGCGCAGCGACGTGTATGTGGCGGCCGATTACACCTGGCTGCAAGGGGAGTGGATAGGCGTGGCGAGCACGCCGGGCTTCTTCACGCCCTTCTACGCATCGAACCCGACGCGGATCGGCG
- a CDS encoding LysR family transcriptional regulator, whose protein sequence is MSLQYLRVFRHIDEIARCGSIRKAAEALFLTPSALDRRLQDLEAELGTPLFERHARGMRLTSAGEIFLHHVRAQRADFERVRAEIEQLKGLQRGSVSVVASQALVHTVLPQVIQQFNERHPGITFTVTVADHAVVIQALREFQADLGIVYHAPAAADVLPLFTVDQALCAVMAEGHPLAAQPGVSMADCLAYPAALPDRSLGGRIVLDQFFARSSLKPKVAMESNSFEMLRNYVRGTTAVTFQIPLGAPMAEARDGVVARPITDRKLERSTLVVAQLKGRPLPGPAARFVEALREVLVRQ, encoded by the coding sequence ATGTCCCTCCAGTACCTGCGCGTTTTCCGCCACATCGACGAAATCGCCCGCTGCGGTTCCATTCGCAAGGCGGCCGAAGCCCTGTTCCTGACGCCTTCGGCGCTGGACCGCCGCCTGCAGGACCTGGAAGCGGAACTGGGCACGCCCCTGTTCGAGCGGCACGCCCGCGGCATGCGGCTGACGTCGGCGGGCGAGATCTTTCTGCATCATGTACGCGCCCAACGGGCGGACTTCGAACGTGTGCGCGCCGAAATCGAGCAACTGAAAGGCCTGCAACGCGGCAGCGTGTCGGTAGTCGCCAGCCAGGCCCTGGTCCACACCGTCCTGCCCCAGGTGATCCAGCAGTTCAACGAACGGCATCCCGGCATCACTTTTACCGTGACCGTGGCCGACCACGCGGTCGTCATCCAGGCGCTGCGGGAATTCCAGGCCGACCTGGGCATCGTCTACCACGCGCCCGCAGCCGCCGACGTGCTGCCCCTGTTCACGGTAGACCAGGCGCTGTGCGCCGTCATGGCCGAAGGGCATCCCCTTGCCGCGCAGCCGGGCGTCAGCATGGCCGACTGCCTGGCCTACCCGGCCGCCCTGCCCGACCGGTCGCTGGGTGGCCGGATCGTGCTGGATCAGTTCTTTGCACGCAGCTCGCTCAAGCCCAAGGTGGCGATGGAATCGAATTCCTTCGAAATGCTGCGCAACTACGTGCGCGGCACCACCGCCGTCACCTTCCAGATTCCGCTGGGTGCGCCGATGGCCGAGGCGCGGGATGGCGTCGTGGCCCGGCCCATCACCGACCGCAAGCTGGAGCGCAGCACGCTGGTGGTCGCGCAGCTCAAGGGCCGTCCGTTACCTGGACCGGCGGCGCGCTTTGTCGAAGCGCTGCGCGAGGTACTGGTGCGCCAATAA
- a CDS encoding putative bifunctional diguanylate cyclase/phosphodiesterase: protein MLRKNATPLPWSTPAWVADSVYRLALEAAPCGMFLCDADGTFQLVNLAYERLTGYSAAELVGVATFDTLHEPSEWQQRREELLSPTVPVQHAYAAGPVRDIHTLPDSEWVYVRRNQSRVNVLLTMSQLTDHAGRLQGYVGMVMDNTRRAQQQSRLWYLSHHDELTGLPNQTWVEEHLDMAIQRRKVMSEPVLLTVIEIDNLRKLHDTLGPAARETAIKHVAERLRAGCDASQSVGLMSATQFAIVTTGLRTMGPEREAALLRSLAQPVDYLGTQLRLTVSAGACAFPDAGTEATSLIRRALLALSAARNEGGNTLRHFEYTMQAQSTRRLELEVLLQEAVETEQFTLAFQPQIHLANGRITLAEALLRWNHPVKGAIGPGEFIPVAEDTGLILPMGEWVVRTACRQAARIVSRFGTCPRIAVNVSPIQFRKVDVLKMVERALDAASLDPAYLEVEITEGVLLDDTSAAMATIKGLRDMGVEIAIDDFGTGYSSLSYLTRFQVDRIKIDRSLVMAMSTGRQGRAIVSAIIAMAHELGIHVTAEGVETADDADSLTRLGCDEAQGYWFSRPLNPAAFEHVLSPLPSTLLQPSTLV, encoded by the coding sequence GTGCTGCGCAAGAATGCCACCCCCCTCCCCTGGTCGACTCCGGCCTGGGTCGCCGATTCGGTCTATCGCCTTGCACTTGAAGCCGCGCCCTGCGGCATGTTCCTGTGCGATGCCGACGGCACGTTCCAGCTGGTCAACCTGGCGTATGAACGCCTGACCGGCTACAGCGCCGCCGAACTGGTCGGCGTTGCCACCTTCGACACCCTGCACGAACCCAGCGAATGGCAGCAGCGGCGCGAGGAATTGCTGTCCCCCACCGTTCCCGTCCAGCACGCCTACGCGGCGGGACCGGTGCGCGACATCCACACCCTGCCTGATTCCGAATGGGTCTACGTGCGCCGCAACCAGAGCCGGGTGAACGTGTTGCTGACGATGTCGCAACTGACCGACCATGCGGGGCGCCTGCAGGGCTATGTGGGCATGGTGATGGACAACACGCGGCGCGCGCAGCAGCAGTCGCGGCTGTGGTACCTGTCCCACCACGATGAACTGACGGGCCTGCCCAACCAGACCTGGGTCGAAGAACACCTGGACATGGCGATCCAGCGGCGCAAGGTCATGAGCGAACCCGTGTTGCTGACGGTGATCGAGATCGACAATCTGCGCAAGCTGCACGACACGCTGGGTCCCGCCGCGCGCGAAACCGCGATCAAGCATGTGGCCGAACGCCTGCGCGCCGGGTGCGACGCCAGCCAGTCGGTCGGGCTGATGAGCGCAACCCAGTTCGCGATCGTGACCACTGGCTTGCGCACCATGGGCCCGGAACGCGAAGCCGCGCTGCTGCGGTCGCTGGCCCAGCCTGTGGATTACCTGGGCACCCAGCTGCGCCTGACGGTCAGCGCCGGCGCCTGCGCCTTTCCCGACGCGGGCACGGAAGCCACGTCCCTGATCCGGCGCGCGCTGCTGGCGCTGAGCGCCGCGCGCAACGAGGGCGGCAACACCCTGCGCCATTTTGAATACACCATGCAGGCCCAGTCCACGCGCCGCCTGGAACTGGAAGTGCTGCTGCAGGAAGCGGTGGAAACCGAGCAGTTCACCCTGGCGTTCCAGCCGCAGATCCACCTGGCCAACGGGCGCATCACGCTGGCCGAGGCCTTGCTGCGGTGGAATCACCCGGTCAAGGGCGCGATCGGCCCGGGCGAATTCATTCCCGTTGCCGAAGATACCGGTCTGATCCTGCCCATGGGGGAATGGGTGGTGCGCACGGCCTGCCGCCAGGCCGCGCGTATCGTGTCGCGCTTTGGCACCTGCCCGCGGATCGCCGTGAACGTGTCGCCGATCCAGTTCCGCAAGGTGGACGTGTTGAAGATGGTGGAGCGCGCGCTGGATGCCGCGTCGCTGGACCCGGCCTACCTGGAAGTCGAGATTACCGAAGGCGTGCTGCTGGATGACACGTCGGCCGCCATGGCCACGATCAAGGGCCTGCGGGACATGGGGGTCGAGATCGCGATCGATGATTTCGGGACCGGCTATTCCAGCCTGTCTTACCTGACCCGGTTCCAGGTGGACCGGATCAAGATCGACCGGTCACTGGTCATGGCCATGTCCACCGGGCGGCAAGGCCGCGCGATCGTCAGCGCCATCATCGCAATGGCGCATGAACTGGGCATCCATGTGACGGCGGAAGGGGTCGAGACGGCCGACGATGCCGACAGCCTGACCAGACTCGGGTGCGATGAAGCGCAGGGCTACTGGTTTTCGCGGCCGCTGAACCCGGCGGCCTTCGAACACGTCCTGTCGCCGCTGCCTTCGACCCTGCTGCAGCCTTCGACGCTGGTCTGA
- a CDS encoding OsmC family protein, giving the protein MKKKGSAVWQGGIKDGQGKISTETGVLKDAPYGFKSRFETGPGTNPEELIGAAHAACFSMALSLELGNAGITAQNIATTSTITLDKVGEGFAITAAHLDVTVTAPGSDKDAVQKAVDNAKVGCPVSKVLNATITMDSKIEN; this is encoded by the coding sequence ATGAAGAAGAAAGGTTCGGCAGTCTGGCAAGGCGGGATCAAGGACGGTCAAGGCAAGATCTCGACCGAAACCGGCGTCCTGAAAGATGCCCCGTACGGATTCAAGTCACGCTTCGAGACCGGCCCCGGCACCAACCCCGAAGAATTGATCGGCGCGGCCCACGCCGCCTGCTTCTCGATGGCCCTGTCGTTGGAATTGGGCAACGCTGGCATCACCGCGCAAAACATCGCGACGACGTCGACGATCACGCTCGACAAGGTCGGCGAAGGCTTCGCCATTACGGCCGCCCACCTGGACGTGACCGTGACGGCGCCTGGCTCCGACAAGGACGCCGTGCAGAAAGCCGTGGATAACGCCAAGGTCGGCTGCCCGGTTTCCAAGGTGCTGAACGCCACGATCACGATGGATTCGAAGATCGAAAACTGA
- a CDS encoding alpha-E domain-containing protein — protein sequence MLSRTADHLFWMARYMERAENTARMLDVTLKALLLPQSEESATRSQRAVLDISELGQAFSERYDALTPENVLRFMVTDADNPSSILRCLQAARENARAVRGAITTESWETINHTWLEFGNRLADNGWLQDPNALFEWVKFRSHLSRGVTLGTALQDGAFYFTQLGTFLERADNTARILDVRFVSGGRETGTVSAAQLDDFYYWTSILSSVSALEIYRQVYRDVLAPERVVELLILNPSMPRSLLASLDGVVTNLAMLTTQNSMECERYAGKLRAELLFSDIRDVLDQGLHEYLTQFLARMYVLGNKISTTFLLPTTV from the coding sequence ATGCTGAGTCGAACCGCCGATCATCTGTTCTGGATGGCCCGATACATGGAACGCGCGGAAAACACCGCGCGCATGCTCGACGTCACCCTCAAAGCCCTGCTGTTGCCGCAATCGGAAGAAAGCGCAACGCGCAGCCAACGCGCGGTCCTGGACATCTCCGAACTCGGCCAGGCATTTTCCGAGCGCTACGATGCGCTCACGCCCGAGAACGTGCTGCGCTTCATGGTCACCGACGCCGACAATCCGTCGTCCATCCTGCGCTGCCTGCAGGCGGCGCGTGAAAACGCCCGGGCCGTGCGCGGCGCGATCACGACCGAATCGTGGGAAACCATCAACCACACCTGGCTGGAATTCGGCAACCGCCTGGCCGACAACGGCTGGCTGCAGGATCCGAACGCACTGTTCGAATGGGTCAAGTTCCGTTCGCACCTGTCGCGCGGCGTGACCCTGGGCACCGCGCTGCAGGACGGCGCCTTCTACTTCACGCAGCTGGGCACCTTCCTGGAACGGGCCGACAACACGGCGCGGATCCTGGACGTTCGTTTCGTGAGCGGCGGGCGCGAAACCGGCACGGTCAGCGCCGCGCAATTGGACGACTTCTATTACTGGACGTCCATCCTGAGCTCGGTGTCGGCGCTGGAAATCTATCGCCAGGTCTACCGCGACGTGCTCGCGCCGGAACGCGTGGTGGAACTGCTGATCCTGAATCCGTCCATGCCGCGGTCGCTGCTGGCCTCGCTCGACGGCGTCGTGACCAACCTGGCCATGCTGACCACGCAGAACTCGATGGAATGCGAGCGCTACGCCGGCAAGCTGCGCGCCGAACTCCTGTTCTCGGACATTCGCGACGTGCTGGACCAAGGTCTGCACGAGTACCTCACCCAGTTCCTGGCCCGCATGTATGTGCTTGGCAACAAGATCAGCACGACGTTCTTGCTGCCGACGACGGTATAA